From the Geovibrio ferrireducens genome, the window TTGCCCTGTTCTTCAAACACGGTGAAATCACTGGGATATACACTTTTGACATTATGGCTATCACCGCTCAGGCTGTTAAATACACTGCGGGATTCCAGACTGTTATATTCCTTGCTTTCTTCCTCGGCTTTGCCATCAAGGTTCCCATGTTCCCGGTACATACATGGCTCCCCGATGCGCACGTTGAGGCGCCCACGGCAGGTTCAGTCATACTTGCGGGCGTACTGCTTAAAATGGGTACATACGGCTTCCTGAGATTCTGCCTCCCGATTACCCCGGCAGCTTCCATAAGCTTTATGCCCTTTGTCGCTATCCTCTCTGTGATTGCGATTGTTTACGGCGCACTGGTGGCGATGGTGCAGAGCGATGTTAAAAAACTCGTTGCATATTCCTCAGTGAGCCACATGGGTTTTGTCACACTCGGTATCTACGCCATAAACCAGGCGGGTATAGAGGGCGGCATTCTCCAGATGTTCAACCACGGTATAATAACAGGCGCACTGTTCCTTCTGATTGGTGCGATATATGAAAGAACCCACACAAGGGAGATTTCAGAATACGGCGGTATTGCGGCCAGCGTGCCTATGTTCGCCACAATCTTCCTTATATTCACAATGGGTTCCATCGGCCTCCCCGGCATGGGCGCGTTCATTGGCGAGTTCCTTGTTCTTGTGGGCGCATTCGAAGCTTTCAGCGACTACGCGATAATAGCCGCCAGCGGCGTTATCTTTGCCGCTGTCTACATGCTCTGGATGTACCAGAGAGTGCTGTATGAAAGCCTTAACAAACGCTGGGAAGACCTGAAGGACATGAACCTCAGAGAGATAATCTATATTATGCCTCTCTTGATCATTGTTTTCTGGGTTGGTATATACCCCGAAACTTTCACATCCTATATGCACGAGAGCGTGAAGCACCTTGTTGAACAGGTATTCACCGCCGGCGTGGCGATGAAATAAGGAGGCTGATGATGACACCGCAGTTATTTAATGACATCATCACGGTTTACCCCGAAATTCTGATGACGATATTTGCTCTTACGCTTATCGTTATTGATGTGGTTGCGGGCGATAAAATGAAGGCAAGCGTGGGCTACTTCGGGATAGCATTTGTTGCTCTTGTGGCGCTTCTCTGCCCCGCCGGACCTTTTATCGGCTTTAACAACATGCTTATATGGGACAACTTCAGCTATGTTTTCTTCCTTATATTCGCTATGGCTTACACCCTGACAACACTGGGCTCCATAGAGTATCTGAAAGATAAAAACATGCTGAAAGGCGAAATATACATAGTTATGTTCTTCAGCCTGATCGGCATGATGTTCATGGTCAGCGCAAACGACCTTACCATCTTCTATGTCGGTCTTGAGACCATGGCTATCTCCATGTATGTTCTTGCAGGCTTTAACAAACACTGCCTTAAATCGAACGAGGCAGGCGTTAAGTACTTCCTTATGGGTGCGTTCTCCTCAGGTATTTTCCTGTATGGACTCTCATTCATATACGGACTTACCGGAAGCCTTACCTATACTGATATAGCAGCGGCTCTTCAGGGGCACGGCAGTGATTCTCTTGGAATCAAGTTCGGTCTCCTGCTTATGCTTGTGGGCTTCGCATTCAAAATATCCGCAGTTCCCTTCCATATGTGGGCTCCGGATGTTTACACCGGCTCACCCACCCCTATTGCGGGCTTTATGACTGTTGCTCCCAAGGCTGCTGCCTTCGGCGCACTGATCCGCTTTACATGGGTAGCCATAGCCCCCGCTTCCGAGCAGTGGACACTTTTCTTCACTATCCTTGCTGTTCTCACCATGACATACGGCAACCTCGTGGCTCTTGCTCAGGAGAATGTGAAGAGAATGCTTGCCTACTCAGCCATAGCCCATGCGGGTTATATGCTGATAGGGCTTGTCACCATGACTCCGGAAGGGATCAGGGCAATCACGCTCTACATGCTGATCTACAGCTTTATGAACATCGGCGCTTTCACCGTTATCAGCATGCTTAAGAACAAAGGCATGATAGACGATGAAAGGATAGAGAGCTTCGCGGGGCTTTCCAAAAAGAACCCGCTTGTAGCACTTGCTATGCTTCTTTTCATGTTCTCTCTGGCGGGCATTCCTCCGCTTGCGGGATTCGTGGGCAAGTTCTACATCTTTATCGCCGCCATCAA encodes:
- a CDS encoding NADH-quinone oxidoreductase subunit M, which codes for MMENILSILIFFPLVAAFVIFLFLRGGKTTMWATFIATIIEFILTIPLMTSFDKTTAAMQFVEKADWIPALGIQYYVGVDGISILMIFLTTLLTAIAVLGSFTYIQKRQREFYLALLVLETGMVGVFLALDFFLFYIFWEAMLIPMYLIIGVWGGKRRIYAAVKFFLYTLAGSVLMMLAIIALFFKHGEITGIYTFDIMAITAQAVKYTAGFQTVIFLAFFLGFAIKVPMFPVHTWLPDAHVEAPTAGSVILAGVLLKMGTYGFLRFCLPITPAASISFMPFVAILSVIAIVYGALVAMVQSDVKKLVAYSSVSHMGFVTLGIYAINQAGIEGGILQMFNHGIITGALFLLIGAIYERTHTREISEYGGIAASVPMFATIFLIFTMGSIGLPGMGAFIGEFLVLVGAFEAFSDYAIIAASGVIFAAVYMLWMYQRVLYESLNKRWEDLKDMNLREIIYIMPLLIIVFWVGIYPETFTSYMHESVKHLVEQVFTAGVAMK
- a CDS encoding NADH-quinone oxidoreductase subunit N; its protein translation is MMTPQLFNDIITVYPEILMTIFALTLIVIDVVAGDKMKASVGYFGIAFVALVALLCPAGPFIGFNNMLIWDNFSYVFFLIFAMAYTLTTLGSIEYLKDKNMLKGEIYIVMFFSLIGMMFMVSANDLTIFYVGLETMAISMYVLAGFNKHCLKSNEAGVKYFLMGAFSSGIFLYGLSFIYGLTGSLTYTDIAAALQGHGSDSLGIKFGLLLMLVGFAFKISAVPFHMWAPDVYTGSPTPIAGFMTVAPKAAAFGALIRFTWVAIAPASEQWTLFFTILAVLTMTYGNLVALAQENVKRMLAYSAIAHAGYMLIGLVTMTPEGIRAITLYMLIYSFMNIGAFTVISMLKNKGMIDDERIESFAGLSKKNPLVALAMLLFMFSLAGIPPLAGFVGKFYIFIAAIKAEIYWLAIVGVLNSALACYYYMRVTIFMYFKEPEYETELTLKAPSFIATFIAAVLVVLVGFFPSFFVNLVSSLTV